From Daucus carota subsp. sativus chromosome 6, DH1 v3.0, whole genome shotgun sequence:
ATGCTAGATTTTCTTAACCATATCAAGCTTGTGCAGGCTATATTATGCAATGACTGTGAAAAGAGAGGTAGTGCTTCTTTCCACTGGTTCTATCACAAGTGTCCTCATTGTGGTTCATATAATACAAGGCTTCTGTAAGTGACATCTACTGAATGTGACTAATTTCTCAGAAACTCTGTGGCAGTTCTTCGACTTCTTATACCACTCTTTATGCAATAGATATGTACTTATACTACTCATTCCTCTTTTGAATTGAAGAACATTGTACATGTGTTTGTCTTTTATGGAAGCAAATTGTACATATTTTGTGAATGCAACCTGTTATCATCAATGTTACCTGTCAAGTAAGTGGTGTCTGCCATGATAGATGGTTTAAGGCTTTAAGCAGTGAGCTCTAGATGGATTTTGATTTGGTTCTGATGACAGATATTAATATCTATCAGAATACTAGACTGGAGACACTGGAAGCATATGGCTCGCAGAGATAGAAGATATAGAACAATCCCGTGATAAAAATTGTATAAACACGTAATAATAATTGGATAGATAAATGAATTTAACGAATAGTACACAACTGTTTGCAGCCTCTACTGCAACTGCAAATTTGTGTGAATTCTATCACCTCTGCGCTCTGCCACTTCCCCGCCTATGCTAATAGTTTACACCAGTGAGGCTAAAGCATTTTGCTTCCCTTTTTAGTACATTCACACCAATGTGCCCAACAGACTCCTAGAATCTTTCACGCGTGAGTCCAAACTGCAAATGAATTTAATCACATTATTAAAGTTAACTTTCTATCGTATAAACAAGTCTGCAGTTAATATGATTATACTATACATTACCTCAATTGACCGGTTTCCTTTGAATCAACCAAGGATTGTCTGTCATCAATAGCATCAATAAattcataatcttcatccaccACATCTTGCTGAACATTCAGTGCTTGCAATTGGTTTTGCACCATTTGGTTGTCATCCGTTTGGATCCTCAAGGAATCGACTACATTATAGCTACCATTATAAGGACCAGCGCCATGTACATGATCATGACTCACATTGCCACTACCAAAGAACAGAGGATCAGAAGCAATTGGCAATGTCACATGATTGATACATTGAGTTTCATAAAAATCAACTGCATTTTGAGGTACTGGTGTCACTGACAAGCCTGACAGAACTTGTGATGGATCATCTCGTGGTAATCGCTGTTTCCAGAAAGCAAGTTGTGATAAAACAATTTGCAGTTCTTCCTGCATCTGCTGAATCTGGTACTGATACTGCATTACTACACCTAAACAACCATGCACAGGAAATTTTTCGCGAATATTAGCCTCATAGATAATGGATTTCATCGCCTCCGTCTTCTGAGTCTCGTCGAGGTCCTTgagaattttcaaaatattgccaACTCCGAATAGTTTATGTGCATTCTGGAAAATCGTTGGTTGGTCAGCTGGAAAAAACGGAGCAAGCACACATTCTGAAGTACACTTTCTCCTCTGATATCTGCACCTAGCACAAGCCTGGTTTGTCCCACTTTTGCTCATTTCTTGTTTTATGGTAACAAATTCACTGACTTTTTGAGTAACTAAACTGAGAAATAGGAGGTCATTGACTTGTTATGCATGATTTGAGGATGATAAAAAGAGAAtgagtaaaataaataaagatgtGCAGATTTTCTTATCCTTCAATTTCAAATTAGCACCATAATATATCCACTTATccttgttatttatttttatacattcaAAACGAAGTAATACTGTACTTGATTAGTCCCGGTACTGTGCCGTACAATTTTTAAACACTGTCTTATCCAGACAGTTACATTCAAATTTTTGGCAATAACACTGGGACGATCTTCAAATAATCAGCTTCCAAAACCAAGCTAGtcaaaaaatatatgtacaaaATTATGGTAATTATTTTTATGTCAATGGTACAACagttttattgattaaatgaaAACGGAATAACTTTTATTCAACAGATATAAATTAGTATTTATTATTCTGAGAGAGAATACAATAGACATAaccttaaattaaataaatgtagAGCAATATATCACAGATCATAAATTAGTGTTGGGATGATAATCCTGAAGGGGTGTTTGGTTGGCGGAATGGTAAGGGGGGGTCGGGTTAAAATGGCACGGGTTTAAAGTATCATATCTGTcctgtttggttgagtgctagaatcaatatatttaaattttaaaaaatattaatttatattaatcaaaaaattcaaaaattattattatatatttttgcatcattgattatagttgcattaaatttaatatttaattattaaaatagagaaaaaaaatcaaaaataaaattaattcttatacctacatctcatacccacctcccaccTCCTCCCGGagtatcaaaaacccatactTTGGGAGTTTGAGgtatgaatttgaaattttatttttatcaaccAAACATCATgtatgagtttggaatgaacaaaatCCATACTAGATTCCAGATACTTATGAACCAATAATATTTCAGTTTTCACGGTAAGGTTATTCTAAATGATAACATAGTAAAGTTCTCCTTTCTATTGTTGAATGGGGGAAATTTTGAACGGATAAAGTTACGGAAGACTGCATGACACCAACCTTGTGCTACTTACTCGGACAACCAGAAAGGTTTTTCTTAAGAAAATATCACAACAGTGTTGACATGATATTAGTTGCATTGTGTAAACCCATCTATGGTGGACATCACATTGTAATATTACACTTTTGAACTAGCACTTACATACCATAATTGTTGCTGAAATGAATGAAATTATGCAAGGTAGAACACATATAGACTTGTGTGCAAGTAGTGGTTTTGGAAGTATGGTACCGCAATTGACATTCCTGCCAAAATACACCTGAACACATTCACTTTCACTCTAAAATTGATTAGATGTTTTCACCTAGTTTCAGGAAGTACAG
This genomic window contains:
- the LOC108227075 gene encoding LOB domain-containing protein 27, which produces MSKSGTNQACARCRYQRRKCTSECVLAPFFPADQPTIFQNAHKLFGVGNILKILKDLDETQKTEAMKSIIYEANIREKFPVHGCLGVVMQYQYQIQQMQEELQIVLSQLAFWKQRLPRDDPSQVLSGLSVTPVPQNAVDFYETQCINHVTLPIASDPLFFGSGNVSHDHVHGAGPYNGSYNVVDSLRIQTDDNQMVQNQLQALNVQQDVVDEDYEFIDAIDDRQSLVDSKETGQLSLDSRVKDSRSLLGTLV